In Nitrospirae bacterium YQR-1, the genomic stretch TGTCACTTTTTCCGCAGTTATAAACCAATTAAGTGCATGTATCAAAACATCCTCAGCCGGACTCATATCCTCTGCAAGCACAGGTGGCCTCAGAAACGGAACATCCGCTCCGTATTTTATCGATGCCTCCCTGATATGTTCACAATCGGTACTGACAACAACTCTTTCCACCAGAGGGCAGTTTTTAGCATCCTCCACAGTCCACGCTATAAGCGGTTTATTACCCAGATTCAAGAGATGCTTTCGTGGAAGCCCCTTTGAGCCGCCCCGTGCCGGTATTATTGCCACAACTTTTGAGGACATTTTCAGGTTATACCGTCTTGTTTTAGTAGTTCTATTACCTTTACGACCCTGTCAGCCCGTTTTTCGTCACGTCCCTGGTGAATTCCGTGGAAGTGATAGACACTTGCATTAGGCTCATACATTATATAGTATCCCTGGTTTATCACCTGCTTTGCCCATGCCTGATCTTCCAGACTTGGCAGTGTCTCATCAAAACGGAGATTTTCCCAAATATCTCTTTTTATCATAGAGTTAGCATTGTGGAAAAAATAATCCTTTTTTTGAATCTTTTTTTCTTTACCGAATACTGTCCATAAGTCACGCTTGTCAAAGGGATCGCTGTCAGGAAGTGGCTCCTGCATTCCATAGACGCAGGCAATGTTGGGCTCTGCAAAGCACACCAGCATACGTTGCAGCCACTTGTCATTAAGGGGGATGCAGTGAGCCGATAGAATGGCCGCATAACGGCCGCTTGAGTTGGAAATTCCGGCATTTAAGGATTTTCCCGGAAAATACCGTCCCTCCACCCTGAGAAGCTTTACGTCAAACTGATTAACTATTTCAATGGTGTTGTCGGTTGAGCCGGAGTCCACGACTATTATCTCGAAATCCTCGCAGTCCTGGTTTTGAAGCGCCACAAGACAGCGCCGTATCCACTG encodes the following:
- a CDS encoding glycosyltransferase — protein: MIASVIVRTYNEGQWIRRCLVALQNQDCEDFEIIVVDSGSTDNTIEIVNQFDVKLLRVEGRYFPGKSLNAGISNSSGRYAAILSAHCIPLNDKWLQRMLVCFAEPNIACVYGMQEPLPDSDPFDKRDLWTVFGKEKKIQKKDYFFHNANSMIKRDIWENLRFDETLPSLEDQAWAKQVINQGYYIMYEPNASVYHFHGIHQGRDEKRADRVVKVIELLKQDGIT